A window of the Rhizobium brockwellii genome harbors these coding sequences:
- a CDS encoding response regulator transcription factor codes for MSNVTPRETEVIRWMAAGKTAAEIGTILGISHITVNTHIANAKARLGVFKDTALVAAALRNGIIR; via the coding sequence ATGAGCAACGTCACCCCACGCGAAACCGAAGTGATCCGCTGGATGGCGGCGGGAAAGACGGCTGCCGAGATCGGCACCATTCTCGGCATCTCCCACATCACCGTGAATACGCACATTGCCAACGCCAAGGCGCGGCTCGGCGTCTTCAAGGATACGGCGCTGGTCGCCGCGGCACTCAGAAACGGCATCATTCGATAG
- a CDS encoding IS630 family transposase: protein MRTGITFDVTAADRSRLEAIIAAPTSPQKHVWRAKIILMSGNGLGTVAIMQATGKSKPCVWRWQERFMSEGVDGLLRDKSRPPGMAPLESDVVEQVVALTLEPPRQEATHWTVRAMANAVGIAASSVVKIWHEHGLAPHRWRSFKLSNDKAFAEKLHDVVGLYVSPPTHAIVLSVDEKSQIQALDRTQPGLPLKKGRAGTMTHDYKRHGTTTLFAALNVLDGSVIGRNMQRHRHQEFIRFLNAIEAELPKDKAVHVILDNYATHKQPKVRAWLARHPRWTFHFVPISCSWLNAVEGFFAKLTRRRLKHGVFHSVVDLQAAINRFVKEHNHEPKPFIWKADPDEIIAAVKRGHQTLESIH from the coding sequence ATGCGCACAGGGATCACATTTGACGTCACCGCCGCCGACCGTTCTCGGCTTGAAGCCATCATTGCTGCCCCAACGTCTCCGCAGAAGCATGTCTGGCGGGCCAAGATCATCTTGATGAGCGGCAACGGCCTGGGAACGGTCGCCATCATGCAGGCGACGGGAAAGTCCAAACCTTGCGTCTGGCGCTGGCAGGAGCGTTTCATGTCCGAGGGGGTCGATGGCCTGTTGCGCGACAAGAGCAGGCCTCCGGGCATGGCGCCTCTGGAGAGCGACGTGGTGGAGCAGGTCGTTGCGCTGACGCTGGAACCGCCTCGACAGGAGGCAACGCACTGGACCGTGCGTGCCATGGCAAATGCCGTTGGGATCGCGGCCTCTTCCGTCGTCAAGATCTGGCACGAGCATGGGCTGGCGCCGCATCGGTGGCGCAGTTTCAAACTCTCCAATGACAAGGCTTTTGCCGAGAAGCTTCACGATGTCGTCGGTCTCTACGTCTCGCCACCGACCCACGCCATTGTCTTGTCCGTCGATGAGAAAAGCCAGATCCAGGCGCTCGACCGGACCCAACCGGGCTTGCCGCTCAAGAAGGGGCGCGCCGGCACAATGACCCACGATTACAAGCGCCACGGCACGACCACCCTGTTTGCCGCCCTCAATGTTCTCGACGGATCGGTCATCGGCCGAAACATGCAGCGCCACCGGCATCAGGAGTTTATTCGGTTCCTCAACGCCATTGAGGCGGAGCTGCCGAAAGATAAGGCGGTCCACGTCATTCTCGACAATTACGCGACGCATAAACAGCCGAAGGTCCGCGCCTGGCTGGCAAGGCATCCACGATGGACCTTCCACTTCGTCCCGATATCGTGCTCATGGCTCAATGCTGTCGAAGGCTTCTTCGCAAAACTGACACGCCGGCGGCTGAAGCACGGCGTTTTCCACTCCGTCGTTGACCTGCAGGCGGCCATCAACCGCTTCGTCAAAGAACACAACCACGAACCAAAGCCATTCATCTGGAAAGCAGACCCCGATGAGATCATCGCAGCCGTCAAACGTGGGCACCAAACGTTGGAATCAATCCACTAG
- a CDS encoding DUF982 domain-containing protein, whose translation MSKRRSFKPVKITINGKTRTVYNVVQAGNTLLNDWPEQTPAAKVAERLVLDVFNDAAGPEQVRRAFITAAKASDIKFSS comes from the coding sequence ATGAGCAAACGACGAAGCTTCAAGCCGGTGAAAATCACCATCAATGGGAAGACCAGAACCGTCTACAATGTCGTGCAGGCGGGGAACACTTTGCTGAATGATTGGCCCGAGCAGACGCCGGCGGCCAAGGTGGCCGAGCGGCTTGTGCTTGATGTGTTCAATGATGCGGCCGGGCCGGAGCAGGTGCGGCGGGCATTCATTACCGCGGCGAAGGCGAGCGACATCAAGTTCAGCTCCTGA
- a CDS encoding GcrA family cell cycle regulator produces MTITFWTEDKIVKAEKLWKEGLSAREIANLFGSKKNTVINMAHRNRDRFPSRQDTWHPQPKAGPPVQPIRHPDRVTRVTLSGAHVTMPRVPCIDGYAEP; encoded by the coding sequence ATGACCATCACCTTTTGGACGGAAGACAAGATCGTCAAGGCGGAAAAGCTCTGGAAGGAAGGGCTGTCGGCGAGAGAAATCGCCAATCTGTTCGGCTCGAAGAAGAACACCGTCATCAACATGGCGCATCGCAACCGCGACAGGTTCCCCTCGAGGCAGGACACCTGGCATCCGCAGCCGAAGGCGGGCCCGCCCGTCCAGCCGATCCGGCACCCCGACCGCGTCACGCGTGTGACCCTGTCAGGCGCGCATGTGACGATGCCGCGCGTGCCCTGCATCGATGGTTATGCAGAGCCATGA
- a CDS encoding DNA-directed RNA polymerase sigma-70 factor — MSIQPKAAPAQQGAHMNALELFRSGRDYIEIAAILGTSVPSVETEIHRLRSAEKGDTAHAEHAGSEIRRFPRRAARPGAPVNFAGGRRRLRV, encoded by the coding sequence ATGAGCATCCAGCCCAAGGCCGCCCCGGCGCAGCAAGGCGCTCACATGAACGCGCTCGAGCTCTTCCGCTCCGGCCGGGACTATATCGAAATCGCGGCCATCCTCGGCACGTCGGTGCCGTCGGTGGAAACCGAGATCCACAGACTTCGAAGCGCCGAGAAGGGCGACACCGCCCACGCGGAGCATGCCGGCTCGGAGATCCGCCGGTTTCCCCGCCGCGCCGCGAGGCCCGGCGCCCCGGTCAATTTTGCCGGCGGGCGACGGAGGCTGCGGGTTTGA
- a CDS encoding Panacea domain-containing protein encodes MTRAKAPIIQITPNEPRILETVVFLISEADRLGKQATQYDIVKSIFLADRRHLNEYGRPITFDRYVAMEHGPVPSSVYDLLKKDPVAAGLPWTRIQTGAKTYRYTDAQRVFDEGILAESDCEALAESFVTVKSLGFAQIRKLTHEDPAYVDAWEDDSDKKSFDISYVMLYDVPALEKAQELQFISEHL; translated from the coding sequence ATGACGCGTGCGAAGGCCCCCATCATTCAGATTACACCTAACGAGCCGCGTATTCTTGAGACGGTTGTCTTCCTGATTTCTGAGGCGGACCGCCTTGGGAAGCAGGCTACGCAGTACGACATCGTGAAGTCCATTTTCCTTGCTGATCGTAGACATCTAAATGAATACGGCCGGCCCATCACGTTTGACCGATACGTGGCTATGGAGCACGGACCTGTGCCCTCCAGTGTCTATGACCTTCTGAAGAAAGACCCGGTCGCCGCTGGCCTACCGTGGACGCGTATCCAGACTGGTGCGAAGACCTATCGATATACAGATGCGCAACGCGTTTTTGATGAAGGCATTCTTGCCGAGAGCGATTGCGAGGCTTTGGCCGAATCATTTGTGACAGTAAAATCGCTGGGCTTTGCGCAGATCCGCAAACTCACCCATGAAGACCCCGCTTACGTTGACGCATGGGAAGACGATAGCGATAAGAAATCGTTCGATATAAGTTACGTCATGTTGTACGACGTTCCCGCCCTCGAGAAGGCGCAAGAGCTACAGTTTATATCCGAGCACCTTTGA
- a CDS encoding Crp/Fnr family transcriptional regulator: MPHFDQSTVENTLLKLLSVDGFARLSGEMERVDLPLRHVLVASDVPSTHVCFLERGLGSMVVGSTDEEAVEIGHIGPEGASGMHVVLAVETTPTRTFMQVAGSGIMVPMETFQRALADDPEMKDFFLRYVHTTVLQHAHSALASARFNMHERLARWILMCHDRLEGNNLAITHEFLALMLGVRRSGVTNELHVLEGVHAIRSTRGNVRILDREKLIEIAGGCYGVPEREYEKVLGLPLRARCISPLA, encoded by the coding sequence ATGCCCCACTTCGACCAATCGACGGTCGAGAACACTCTGCTGAAATTGTTGAGCGTAGACGGCTTCGCACGTCTCTCTGGAGAGATGGAGCGCGTCGACCTTCCATTGCGGCATGTTCTTGTTGCTAGCGACGTCCCATCCACGCATGTCTGCTTCTTGGAAAGGGGATTGGGATCTATGGTTGTCGGCAGCACCGACGAAGAAGCGGTGGAGATTGGCCACATCGGGCCCGAAGGCGCATCCGGCATGCACGTCGTCCTGGCGGTAGAGACCACCCCCACGCGCACGTTCATGCAAGTCGCAGGGTCGGGAATTATGGTGCCGATGGAGACGTTTCAGCGCGCGCTGGCCGATGATCCCGAGATGAAGGATTTCTTCCTTCGCTATGTTCACACAACCGTGCTGCAGCACGCACATTCGGCGCTTGCGAGCGCCCGCTTCAATATGCATGAACGGTTGGCTCGATGGATCCTGATGTGTCACGATCGCCTTGAAGGCAACAACCTGGCAATTACCCATGAATTTCTGGCATTGATGCTCGGTGTCCGGCGTTCGGGCGTCACCAATGAACTACACGTGCTTGAGGGCGTCCACGCCATCCGGTCGACCCGCGGAAACGTTAGAATATTGGACAGGGAGAAATTGATCGAAATTGCCGGTGGCTGCTATGGAGTGCCGGAGCGCGAATACGAAAAAGTGCTGGGTCTTCCGCTCCGCGCCAGGTGCATTAGCCCGCTCGCTTAA
- a CDS encoding type II toxin-antitoxin system Phd/YefM family antitoxin, with protein sequence MSTISVAEAKAGFAGLVDEAANGEFVTITRHGKPAAVLVSVEAAEAAKRALKKPRPNFGDFLLTFPGGVELERNPSKMRDIDL encoded by the coding sequence ATGTCGACGATCAGCGTGGCAGAGGCCAAAGCCGGTTTCGCCGGTCTGGTGGATGAAGCGGCAAACGGGGAATTCGTGACGATCACCCGGCACGGGAAGCCCGCTGCCGTGCTTGTGTCCGTCGAAGCGGCCGAGGCCGCGAAAAGGGCTTTGAAGAAACCACGGCCGAATTTCGGGGATTTCCTGTTGACCTTCCCCGGCGGGGTCGAGCTGGAGCGGAACCCTTCGAAAATGCGCGATATCGATCTGTGA
- a CDS encoding S24 family peptidase, translating to MLKDQEQFEREERAKRLVMARKNAGFAGPKAIVDRFGWNANVYKAHESGRNGFGIADAKKYARAFKVNLNWLQFGTGNALDPDELPASVADVPKISWVSAGQLSEQAPITDFSEFPTVAALDLPDGEWIALEVEGNSMNKISPPGSIIFVNLRDKRLAPNALYVVADETGAATYKRYRPNDDPPFQPASYEDVPPPEFQGAVTIVGRVRRSIIEM from the coding sequence ATGTTGAAAGATCAGGAACAATTTGAACGCGAAGAACGCGCAAAGCGCCTCGTCATGGCCAGGAAGAATGCTGGCTTTGCCGGGCCGAAGGCGATCGTCGATCGGTTCGGCTGGAATGCGAATGTCTACAAGGCGCATGAGTCCGGCCGCAACGGCTTCGGCATAGCTGACGCGAAGAAATATGCCCGCGCTTTCAAGGTCAATCTCAACTGGCTGCAGTTCGGCACCGGCAACGCGCTCGATCCGGATGAGCTGCCCGCCTCCGTCGCCGATGTCCCAAAAATCTCCTGGGTCAGCGCCGGCCAGCTGAGCGAGCAGGCGCCGATCACCGATTTTTCGGAATTCCCGACGGTCGCCGCCCTCGATCTGCCGGATGGCGAATGGATCGCGCTCGAGGTCGAAGGCAATTCGATGAACAAGATCTCGCCGCCGGGCTCGATCATCTTCGTCAATCTGCGCGACAAGCGCCTGGCGCCGAACGCGCTCTATGTCGTCGCCGACGAAACGGGGGCTGCGACCTACAAGCGCTATCGCCCGAACGACGACCCGCCCTTCCAGCCCGCGTCCTACGAGGACGTGCCGCCACCGGAATTCCAAGGCGCCGTCACCATCGTCGGCCGCGTCCGCCGATCGATCATCGAGATGTGA
- a CDS encoding type II toxin-antitoxin system VapC family toxin translates to MTAYLLDTNIISKFAPGKVAPSDPVRAWFHEQGEADSLFLSALSVAEIEKGMRSLHRRGGIERAKRLSAWLDVITDSFGERILPMDTVVARIVGALEDEAESYGRHPGLGDLIIAATARAYDLTVITENLRHFQPLDIAVDLPAAFRSE, encoded by the coding sequence GTGACCGCCTATCTTCTCGACACGAATATCATTTCGAAGTTCGCTCCGGGCAAGGTGGCGCCGTCCGATCCGGTGCGGGCATGGTTTCATGAGCAGGGCGAAGCCGATAGCCTCTTTCTGTCGGCTCTATCGGTCGCGGAGATCGAGAAGGGAATGCGGAGCCTTCACCGTCGCGGCGGGATCGAGCGGGCAAAGCGCCTTTCGGCATGGCTGGACGTCATCACCGACAGTTTCGGGGAACGGATATTGCCGATGGATACTGTTGTCGCGCGCATCGTCGGCGCCCTCGAAGATGAAGCCGAGAGCTATGGCCGTCATCCCGGCCTTGGCGATCTCATCATTGCAGCGACCGCGCGGGCCTACGACCTCACTGTCATTACGGAAAACCTGCGGCATTTCCAGCCGCTTGATATCGCTGTTGATCTTCCCGCCGCGTTCCGGTCGGAATGA